Proteins co-encoded in one Bradyrhizobium sp. 170 genomic window:
- the ccmE gene encoding cytochrome c maturation protein CcmE — MTRKQRRLTMIGGSLAVLAIAAALVLNAMRDSIVFFSTPTMAAEKQIPAGKRFRLGGLVQPGSLVRGDNLAVNFSVADGSATVPVAYKGILPDLFREGQGVVTEGALDASGVFRADTVLAKHDETYMPKDVADALKKQGHWKDDYGAKPGAAAAAVPVQGASK; from the coding sequence ATGACGCGCAAGCAACGGCGTTTGACCATGATCGGCGGTTCGCTCGCGGTGCTCGCCATTGCCGCGGCGCTGGTCTTGAACGCGATGCGTGATTCCATCGTGTTCTTTTCCACGCCGACGATGGCAGCCGAGAAGCAGATCCCGGCCGGCAAGCGGTTCCGCCTCGGCGGCCTGGTGCAGCCGGGATCGCTGGTGCGCGGCGACAATCTTGCCGTCAATTTCAGCGTCGCCGATGGCAGCGCCACGGTGCCGGTCGCCTACAAGGGAATTTTGCCGGACCTGTTCCGTGAAGGGCAGGGCGTCGTCACCGAAGGCGCGCTGGACGCCTCCGGTGTCTTCAGGGCCGATACCGTGCTCGCCAAGCATGACGAGACCTATATGCCCAAGGATGTCGCCGACGCCCTGAAGAAGCAGGGGCACTGGAAGGACGATTACGGCGCCAAGCCCGGCGCTGCGGCCGCGGCCGTGCCGGTCCAGGGGGCTTCGAAATGA
- a CDS encoding cytochrome c-type biogenesis protein, protein MRKLLASVFVVALMAGCPAAYAVQPDEIMADPAKEARARDLSRELRCMVCQNQSIDDSDAPLARDLRLLVRERIATGESDSQVIDFLVARYGEFVLLKPRFTPHTLLLWLLPPLALIGGGLALWLYSRRRSNNSGSPTDPSLLHLTEEEQARLERLLAAESSPDKPV, encoded by the coding sequence TTGAGGAAGCTTCTCGCCAGCGTATTTGTCGTCGCCTTGATGGCCGGGTGCCCGGCCGCCTACGCGGTGCAGCCCGACGAGATCATGGCCGACCCGGCGAAAGAGGCGCGGGCGCGCGACCTGTCGCGCGAGCTGCGCTGCATGGTGTGCCAGAACCAGTCGATCGACGATTCCGATGCGCCGTTGGCGCGCGACCTGCGGCTCCTGGTGCGCGAGCGGATCGCGACCGGTGAGAGCGACAGCCAGGTGATCGATTTCCTGGTGGCGCGCTACGGCGAGTTCGTGCTGCTGAAGCCGCGCTTCACGCCGCACACGCTGCTGCTGTGGCTGCTGCCGCCGCTCGCGTTGATCGGAGGCGGTCTGGCGCTCTGGCTCTACAGCCGCCGCCGCTCGAATAATTCCGGCAGCCCGACCGATCCCTCGCTCCTGCATTTGACGGAAGAGGAACAGGCGAGGCTGGAGCGCCTGCTCGCGGCCGAGTCCTCGCCAGATAAGCCGGTTTAA
- a CDS encoding energy transducer TonB translates to MIELAAEDRSDLRRWMFSSLAVLSVYAGLTATLATWRHADDIAAAEPSGAVVVDLAPLPAAPSTTPTDIAPGPEQVMSEAQPVAKPDETPPDETPELPPAPDPDAAVTLQAKPHPDVTPQQQAAAATTSAPSAIADRIAPAAVAPTQGVPNDKNLEAVVTWRTQVLALVEKNKRYPEAARSRREQGTAQVSFTLDRKGMVINARVTQSSGSNALDEESIALLKRAQPFPAPPATFPGEFVVVRQPIRFTVK, encoded by the coding sequence ATGATCGAGCTTGCGGCCGAAGATCGTTCCGACCTGCGGCGATGGATGTTCAGCAGCCTCGCCGTGCTGAGCGTCTATGCCGGATTGACCGCGACGCTCGCCACCTGGCGCCATGCCGACGACATCGCGGCGGCCGAACCATCAGGCGCAGTCGTAGTCGATCTGGCGCCGCTGCCGGCAGCCCCCTCGACCACGCCGACCGACATCGCACCCGGTCCGGAACAGGTGATGTCGGAAGCGCAGCCGGTGGCAAAGCCGGACGAGACGCCGCCCGATGAAACGCCCGAGCTGCCGCCCGCTCCCGATCCCGACGCAGCGGTGACGCTGCAGGCCAAGCCGCATCCGGACGTGACGCCGCAGCAGCAGGCCGCGGCCGCCACGACCTCAGCCCCGTCTGCAATCGCCGATCGGATCGCGCCGGCAGCCGTGGCACCTACCCAGGGTGTGCCGAATGACAAAAATTTGGAGGCCGTGGTGACATGGCGAACCCAGGTCCTCGCCCTGGTTGAAAAGAACAAGCGATATCCGGAGGCCGCGCGGTCGCGGCGCGAGCAAGGGACGGCGCAGGTGTCGTTTACGCTTGATCGCAAGGGGATGGTGATCAACGCCCGCGTGACTCAAAGTTCGGGCTCCAACGCCCTTGACGAGGAATCCATTGCGCTCCTCAAGCGCGCGCAGCCCTTCCCCGCGCCGCCCGCAACATTTCCCGGCGAATTCGTGGTCGTGCGGCAGCCGATCCGCTTCACCGTCAAATAG
- the exbB gene encoding tonB-system energizer ExbB, which produces MQPWNALRREFRRAAPLLSLPPLLLFFPASANDATERTAAAAALLPRDLSPWGMFMQADIVVKAVMVGLIFATAVTWTVWLSKSIELMRVRRNARIALRELANARGVDEAVRQVPEGAVAQLLEGAMTELRLSTDRMDKEGIKVRITSRLQQIEAAASRRVALGTGVLATIGSTGPFVGLFGTVWGIMNSFIGISKSQTTNLAVVAPGIAEALLATALGLVAAIPAVVIYNLFARQIASYRALLGDSSAEITRLVGRDLDCGTMLVRRHLAAAE; this is translated from the coding sequence ATGCAACCTTGGAATGCACTTCGACGCGAGTTTCGCCGCGCCGCTCCGCTTCTTTCACTTCCGCCGTTGCTGCTGTTCTTTCCCGCCTCTGCCAATGACGCCACGGAACGGACGGCGGCCGCGGCCGCGCTGCTGCCCCGGGATCTTAGCCCCTGGGGCATGTTCATGCAGGCCGACATCGTCGTCAAAGCGGTGATGGTCGGTCTGATATTTGCGACCGCAGTGACCTGGACGGTATGGCTCTCGAAGAGCATCGAGCTGATGAGGGTACGGCGCAACGCCCGCATCGCCTTGCGCGAACTCGCCAATGCCCGAGGCGTGGATGAAGCCGTGCGGCAGGTTCCTGAAGGCGCGGTTGCCCAATTGCTCGAGGGCGCCATGACCGAACTCAGGTTGAGTACCGACCGAATGGACAAGGAGGGGATCAAGGTGAGGATCACCTCCCGGCTGCAGCAGATCGAGGCGGCGGCAAGCAGGCGCGTCGCCCTCGGCACCGGCGTGCTTGCGACCATCGGATCGACCGGCCCCTTTGTCGGACTGTTCGGTACGGTCTGGGGGATCATGAACAGCTTTATCGGCATCTCGAAGTCGCAAACCACCAACCTCGCCGTGGTTGCGCCCGGCATAGCCGAGGCGTTGCTGGCGACGGCGCTGGGACTGGTGGCTGCGATCCCCGCGGTCGTGATCTACAATCTGTTCGCGCGCCAGATCGCCTCCTACCGGGCGCTGCTCGGAGACAGCTCCGCGGAAATCACGCGGCTGGTCGGGCGCGACCTCGACTGCGGCACCATGCTCGTGCGGCGCCATCTGGCAGCAGCGGAGTAG
- the exbD gene encoding TonB system transport protein ExbD: MAASLNQGNGDLAEVHEINVTPFIDVILVLLIIFMVAAPLATVDIAVDLPASNAQPQPRPDKPVYLTVKPDLSLSVGNETVGRGALPGVLDASTSGQKDTRIFLRADKLVPYGEVMQVMNMLRTAGYLKVALVGMEQASPL, from the coding sequence ATGGCCGCCAGTCTGAACCAGGGTAATGGCGATCTCGCCGAGGTCCATGAGATCAATGTGACGCCGTTCATCGACGTCATTCTCGTTCTGCTCATCATCTTCATGGTCGCAGCCCCGCTTGCGACCGTTGATATCGCCGTCGATCTTCCGGCCTCGAACGCACAGCCGCAGCCGCGGCCGGACAAGCCGGTCTACCTGACCGTGAAGCCGGACCTGTCGCTCTCCGTCGGCAACGAAACCGTGGGCCGCGGCGCGCTGCCCGGCGTGCTCGATGCGAGCACCAGCGGCCAGAAGGATACCCGTATTTTCCTGCGCGCCGACAAGCTCGTCCCGTATGGCGAGGTGATGCAGGTCATGAACATGCTGCGCACCGCCGGCTACCTGAAGGTCGCCCTGGTCGGAATGGAGCAAGCCTCACCGCTATGA
- the ccmI gene encoding c-type cytochrome biogenesis protein CcmI — translation MTLWFVFALMTVAAIFAVLWPLSRGASAQAGGSEAVVYRDQLAEIDRDVAAGLIGVSEAEAARVEIGRRLLAAADGQRDLPARSNLSLRRASAIVALVGLPIAAVTFYLAFGSPWLGDFPLASRTRTADANQPLDNMVAQVEAHLEKNPADGRGWTVLAPVLARLGRYEDAVRAYRNAITYAGDGAERRSDLGEALAGAAGGVVTAEAKAEFERAVAQSAEEPKANYFLGLAAEQDGRQADAAAIWRGMLAKASADAPWRSLIEAALARVGDPTAPALSSDAMAAAKDMNEADRGAMIRGMVDRLATRLKQNGDDVEGWLRLLRAYMVMGERDKAASALTEARQAVANDTERLRQLNEGVKNLGLGG, via the coding sequence ATGACGTTGTGGTTTGTGTTCGCGCTGATGACGGTCGCGGCGATCTTTGCCGTGCTCTGGCCGCTAAGCCGCGGCGCTTCCGCGCAGGCCGGCGGCAGTGAGGCTGTGGTCTACAGGGATCAGCTTGCCGAGATCGATCGCGACGTCGCTGCGGGTCTGATCGGCGTGTCCGAGGCCGAAGCCGCGCGTGTCGAAATCGGCCGCCGCCTGCTCGCCGCCGCGGACGGCCAGCGCGACCTGCCGGCGCGGTCGAACCTCAGTTTGCGCCGCGCTTCCGCGATCGTGGCGCTGGTAGGGTTGCCGATCGCGGCGGTGACGTTCTACCTCGCGTTCGGATCGCCGTGGCTCGGCGATTTTCCGCTGGCCTCGCGCACGCGCACGGCGGATGCCAACCAGCCGCTCGACAACATGGTGGCGCAGGTCGAGGCGCATCTCGAAAAAAATCCGGCAGACGGCCGCGGCTGGACCGTGCTGGCGCCGGTGCTGGCGCGTCTCGGCCGTTACGAGGATGCGGTCCGGGCCTACCGCAACGCCATCACCTATGCCGGTGACGGCGCGGAGCGCCGCTCTGATCTCGGCGAAGCCCTTGCGGGCGCGGCGGGCGGCGTCGTTACGGCGGAGGCCAAGGCGGAATTCGAACGCGCGGTGGCGCAAAGCGCCGAAGAGCCCAAGGCCAATTATTTCCTCGGGCTCGCCGCCGAACAGGATGGCCGCCAGGCCGATGCCGCCGCGATCTGGCGCGGCATGCTCGCCAAGGCGTCGGCCGACGCGCCATGGCGTTCGCTGATCGAGGCGGCGCTGGCGAGGGTCGGCGATCCCACGGCGCCGGCGCTTTCCAGCGATGCGATGGCCGCGGCCAAGGACATGAACGAGGCCGACCGCGGCGCCATGATCCGCGGCATGGTCGATCGGCTCGCGACCCGGCTGAAGCAGAACGGCGACGATGTCGAGGGATGGTTGCGGCTGTTGCGGGCCTATATGGTGATGGGAGAACGCGACAAGGCGGCGAGCGCGCTGACGGAGGCGCGGCAGGCGGTCGCCAACGATACCGAGCGCTTGCGCCAGCTCAATGAGGGCGTGAAGAATCTCGGGCTTGGTGGGTAA
- a CDS encoding TonB-dependent receptor — MPQVTVEGRQPKPARRAAGNQPGRPSTTVAAPLPNPAPVTAPASPFNPPFAPLSTIGSGQVQSGSSNGGFGSLFTNMPGATSAGLATESSRPVLRGLTDAKVRIQENGVGAVDVSDIAQDHAVPIDPLAIQKVDIVRGPGALRFGSQAVGGVVDVNNNRIPTAAPLGGVAAELRSGVTSVNRGWESGLLLDAGGRNAAVHADIYGRSSGDYGVPSYPYLVPPVPAPAFNGKQPNSASQSAGAAVGGSWLFDGGYAGIAVSRFTSDYYVPGIATAAARQHNDLEQTKISSKGEYRPDASALAAVRYWTGYSEYRHDETVLGTAGFQEITATFKNKQTEGKLEFELAPFATPLGPLTSIVGAQGAYQQLDTAGQAILLPAQTRTAAAYFLNEVRHTDTLRTQLAGRIEGVNVAGTAFTFPPNFLPPPNEPGSVAAKLDFMPKSISFGIIKDLPSSLVASLTLQRVERAPRALELFAQGPDGSEKTFKIGNANLGIETAQTAEIGLKRTDGDFRFAANAYYTAYDKFIFSRATGIFCQETFATCGAGTDYIQVNYDQRDATFRGGELAWQWDATRLADGTLGIDGQYDVVRATFTDGSNVPRIPPMRLGGGVYWRNDKWFVRAGWLHAFAQNDIPQFDTTTPGYDLVKVQVEHRKFWKDSPWGAVEVATGLVGDNLLNANIRNSVQFHKDEILQPGRGFKLFLNVKYGVDRPSGPPGTWIGAKRPAANGFFKSPAAEAAWNWAGIYAGGNVGYLRGEGVTNAAFNDAATAASLSGARLSATDNTASFGVQSGYNWTSGRILAGIEGDFDYRDQRGRSATICPGNICNPALAPLDASVTASLDYRLGWVASVRGRVGTLVTPDLLAYATAGVPFGKITTSTSVAGFDNAGVATTASLDRHLYRFGWAVGAGLETRLTGNWTGKLEYLHMDFGSVRSTPSTAADTAVAFDANTRVTSDGVRIGVNYKFGGSIIVD; from the coding sequence ATGCCGCAAGTGACCGTGGAGGGACGCCAGCCCAAGCCAGCGCGGCGGGCCGCGGGCAACCAGCCCGGTCGGCCTTCAACGACCGTCGCGGCGCCGCTGCCAAATCCTGCGCCGGTGACCGCGCCGGCATCGCCTTTCAATCCACCATTCGCTCCGCTATCGACGATCGGAAGCGGACAAGTTCAGTCCGGCAGCAGCAACGGCGGATTCGGCAGCCTGTTCACCAATATGCCGGGTGCTACTTCCGCAGGCTTGGCCACGGAATCCTCGCGCCCCGTCCTGCGCGGTTTGACCGACGCGAAGGTCCGCATCCAGGAGAACGGCGTCGGCGCGGTCGATGTGTCTGACATCGCGCAGGACCACGCGGTGCCGATCGACCCTCTCGCCATTCAGAAGGTCGACATCGTTCGTGGACCGGGCGCGCTCCGCTTCGGCTCGCAAGCCGTCGGCGGCGTCGTCGACGTCAACAACAACCGGATTCCGACCGCCGCGCCGCTCGGGGGAGTGGCCGCGGAACTGAGGTCGGGCGTGACCAGCGTCAACAGGGGATGGGAGAGCGGGCTCTTGCTGGATGCAGGCGGCCGCAACGCCGCCGTTCACGCCGACATCTACGGGCGATCCTCCGGCGATTACGGCGTCCCGAGCTACCCCTATCTCGTTCCGCCAGTCCCTGCGCCAGCCTTCAACGGCAAGCAGCCGAATTCGGCCTCGCAGAGTGCGGGCGCGGCGGTCGGCGGCTCCTGGCTTTTCGACGGCGGTTATGCCGGCATCGCCGTCTCGCGCTTCACCAGCGACTATTACGTCCCCGGTATTGCGACCGCGGCTGCCCGTCAGCACAACGACCTCGAGCAAACCAAGATCAGCTCCAAAGGCGAGTATCGTCCGGACGCGAGCGCACTGGCGGCCGTCAGGTACTGGACCGGATATTCGGAGTACCGCCACGACGAGACGGTGCTCGGCACGGCCGGATTCCAGGAGATTACGGCCACCTTCAAGAACAAGCAGACCGAGGGCAAGCTCGAGTTCGAGTTGGCGCCGTTCGCCACGCCGTTGGGTCCGCTGACCAGCATTGTCGGCGCGCAGGGCGCCTACCAGCAACTGGATACCGCGGGCCAGGCGATCTTGCTTCCGGCCCAAACAAGGACGGCGGCGGCGTACTTCCTCAATGAAGTCAGGCATACGGATACGCTGCGCACGCAGTTGGCTGGACGCATCGAGGGGGTCAATGTTGCGGGAACGGCGTTCACTTTCCCGCCGAATTTTCTCCCGCCGCCGAATGAACCGGGCAGCGTCGCGGCCAAGCTCGACTTCATGCCGAAGAGCATCAGCTTCGGCATCATCAAGGATCTTCCATCCTCGCTGGTCGCGAGCCTGACGCTGCAGCGTGTCGAGCGTGCGCCGCGCGCCCTCGAACTGTTCGCGCAAGGGCCCGATGGTTCGGAGAAGACGTTCAAGATCGGCAACGCGAACCTCGGAATTGAAACGGCGCAGACGGCGGAAATCGGCCTGAAGCGCACGGATGGTGATTTCAGGTTCGCCGCGAACGCCTACTACACCGCGTACGACAAGTTCATTTTCTCGCGCGCCACTGGTATCTTTTGCCAGGAAACGTTTGCTACATGCGGGGCCGGCACCGACTACATCCAGGTGAATTACGATCAGCGCGACGCAACCTTCCGCGGCGGCGAACTGGCCTGGCAATGGGACGCCACGCGGCTCGCCGACGGCACGCTCGGCATCGATGGCCAGTATGATGTCGTGCGGGCGACGTTCACCGACGGCAGCAACGTGCCGCGCATTCCTCCGATGCGTCTCGGCGGCGGCGTCTACTGGCGCAACGACAAGTGGTTCGTGCGAGCAGGCTGGCTGCATGCATTTGCGCAGAATGACATTCCGCAGTTCGACACCACGACGCCCGGATACGATCTGGTCAAGGTGCAGGTCGAACACCGGAAGTTCTGGAAGGATTCGCCGTGGGGGGCAGTCGAGGTCGCGACCGGTCTGGTTGGCGACAATCTGCTCAACGCCAACATTCGCAACTCCGTTCAATTCCACAAGGACGAGATTCTGCAGCCCGGACGCGGCTTCAAGCTATTTCTCAACGTCAAATACGGCGTCGACCGGCCGAGTGGACCGCCCGGCACCTGGATCGGTGCGAAGCGGCCGGCTGCCAACGGCTTCTTCAAGAGCCCCGCGGCCGAGGCGGCCTGGAATTGGGCGGGCATCTATGCCGGCGGTAATGTCGGATATCTGAGGGGCGAGGGGGTTACCAACGCCGCGTTCAACGACGCGGCAACCGCTGCATCGCTTTCCGGAGCCCGCCTGTCGGCTACCGACAACACCGCGAGCTTTGGCGTTCAGTCCGGCTATAACTGGACGTCGGGCAGAATTCTGGCGGGCATCGAGGGAGATTTTGATTACCGCGATCAGCGCGGACGCAGCGCCACCATCTGTCCCGGCAATATCTGCAACCCGGCGCTCGCTCCGCTTGACGCTAGCGTAACGGCAAGCCTGGATTATCGTCTGGGCTGGGTTGCCTCGGTTCGCGGTCGCGTCGGAACGCTCGTGACGCCGGACCTGCTTGCCTACGCCACCGCGGGCGTACCGTTCGGCAAGATCACGACGTCAACTTCCGTCGCGGGTTTCGATAATGCGGGTGTCGCGACGACGGCGTCCCTGGATCGGCACCTGTATCGCTTCGGCTGGGCCGTGGGCGCCGGTTTGGAGACGCGGCTGACGGGCAACTGGACCGGAAAGCTCGAATATCTTCACATGGATTTCGGTTCGGTGCGTTCGACGCCGTCTACGGCTGCCGATACAGCGGTTGCATTCGATGCCAACACGCGGGTGACCAGCGACGGGGTCAGGATCGGAGTGAACTACAAGTTCGGCGGCAGCATCATCGTCGACTAA
- a CDS encoding heme lyase CcmF/NrfE family subunit: MIAEAGHYALVLALGLALIQSTVPLLGARWGDHALMNVARSTALAQLLFVAASFTALVMLHVVSDFSVVNVFENSHSMKPLLYKITGVWGNHEGSMLLWVSILALFGGLVAAFGNNLPLSLRAHVLAVQGWIAAAFYLFILVTSNPFLRIASPPIEGRDLNPVLQDIGLAVHPPMLYLGYVGFSISFSFAVAALIEGRIDAAWARWVRPWTLVAWIFLTLGIAMGSYWAYYELGWGGWWFWDPVENASLMPWLAGTALLHSAVVMEKRNALKVWTILLSILTFSLSLLGTFLVRSGVLTSVHAFATDPARGVFILLILCIFIGGSLLLYAWRASALKQGGLFAPISREGALVLNNLFLTTACATVFIGTLYPLALEVVTGDKISVGAPFFNLTFGPLFVPLMAAMPFAPLLAWKRGDLAGAAQRLMAAGIAALIAIAVLWAWTWGGATFAPLAIGLAVFVIAGALSDLAERTALFRAPLATAMARARGLPRATWGTAFAHAGVGIALIGIVCETTWNSEYIGSMKPNDVASVAGYQLKLDGVTQRQGPNFREMIAQFTVTLDGEELRVMAPSKRNFTTRGSSTTEAALLTRGASQLYVSLGETNAEGAIAVRIYHKPLVLLIWWGPVLMAFGGLLSLSDRRLRVGAPKPAKKPTKAARALQPAE; encoded by the coding sequence ATGATCGCGGAAGCCGGGCATTACGCGCTGGTGCTGGCGCTCGGACTGGCGCTGATCCAGTCCACCGTGCCGTTGCTCGGCGCGCGCTGGGGCGATCATGCCCTGATGAATGTCGCGCGCTCCACCGCGCTCGCGCAATTGCTGTTCGTGGCGGCCTCGTTCACGGCGCTGGTGATGCTGCACGTCGTCTCGGATTTTTCCGTCGTCAACGTGTTCGAGAATTCGCACTCGATGAAGCCGCTGCTCTACAAGATCACCGGCGTGTGGGGCAATCACGAAGGATCGATGCTGCTGTGGGTGTCGATCTTGGCGCTGTTCGGCGGCCTGGTCGCCGCCTTCGGCAACAATTTGCCGCTGTCGCTGCGCGCCCATGTGCTGGCGGTACAGGGCTGGATCGCCGCCGCGTTCTATCTGTTCATACTGGTCACATCGAATCCGTTCCTGCGCATCGCGAGTCCCCCGATCGAGGGCCGCGATCTCAACCCGGTGCTGCAGGACATCGGGCTCGCCGTGCATCCGCCGATGCTCTATCTCGGCTATGTCGGGTTCTCGATCTCGTTTTCCTTCGCGGTCGCCGCGCTGATCGAAGGCCGCATCGATGCCGCCTGGGCGCGCTGGGTGCGGCCGTGGACGCTGGTGGCGTGGATCTTCCTCACACTCGGCATCGCGATGGGGTCGTACTGGGCCTATTACGAACTCGGCTGGGGCGGCTGGTGGTTCTGGGATCCGGTCGAGAATGCTTCCCTGATGCCCTGGCTCGCCGGCACCGCGCTGCTGCATTCCGCCGTCGTGATGGAAAAGCGCAACGCGCTGAAGGTCTGGACCATCCTGCTGTCGATCCTGACCTTCTCGCTGTCGCTGCTCGGCACCTTCCTGGTGCGCTCGGGCGTCTTGACCTCGGTGCATGCGTTCGCGACCGATCCGGCGCGTGGCGTGTTCATCTTGCTGATCCTCTGCATCTTTATCGGCGGCAGCCTGTTGCTGTACGCCTGGCGGGCGTCGGCGCTGAAGCAGGGCGGACTGTTCGCGCCGATCTCGCGCGAGGGCGCGCTGGTACTCAATAACCTGTTTCTCACTACGGCCTGCGCCACCGTCTTCATCGGAACGCTGTATCCGCTGGCGCTGGAGGTTGTGACCGGCGACAAGATTTCGGTCGGCGCGCCGTTCTTCAATCTCACCTTCGGTCCCTTGTTCGTGCCGCTGATGGCCGCGATGCCGTTCGCGCCGCTATTGGCATGGAAGCGCGGCGATCTGGCCGGCGCGGCGCAGCGGCTGATGGCAGCCGGCATTGCGGCGCTGATCGCCATCGCGGTGTTGTGGGCGTGGACCTGGGGCGGTGCCACGTTCGCACCGCTCGCGATCGGGCTTGCAGTCTTTGTCATCGCGGGCGCGCTGAGCGACCTTGCCGAGCGCACGGCGCTGTTCCGTGCGCCCCTGGCGACCGCCATGGCCCGCGCGCGCGGACTGCCGCGGGCAACCTGGGGTACCGCGTTCGCCCATGCCGGCGTCGGCATCGCCCTGATCGGGATCGTCTGCGAGACCACCTGGAACAGCGAATATATCGGCTCGATGAAGCCGAACGATGTCGCAAGCGTCGCCGGCTATCAGTTGAAGCTCGACGGCGTCACGCAGCGGCAGGGGCCGAATTTTCGCGAAATGATCGCCCAGTTCACGGTCACGCTCGACGGCGAGGAGTTGCGCGTGATGGCGCCCTCGAAGCGCAACTTCACCACGCGGGGATCGTCGACCACCGAGGCCGCGTTGCTGACCCGCGGCGCCAGCCAGCTTTACGTTTCGCTCGGCGAAACCAATGCCGAGGGCGCCATCGCGGTACGCATCTATCACAAGCCGCTGGTGCTCTTGATCTGGTGGGGACCGGTGCTGATGGCGTTCGGCGGCCTGCTGTCGCTCTCGGACCGGCGGCTGCGCGTCGGCGCGCCGAAGCCTGCCAAGAAGCCTACCAAGGCTGCCCGTGCGCTGCAGCCGGCGGAGTGA
- a CDS encoding PAS domain-containing protein, with protein MIQFEGNLGAPDTFRFLEEKLAAGIWNYNVSTRQMHWSRGFHELLGLNPGTVAPSIDEFNRRVHPDDRPLRRDVGDMLRDGLPLDREFRVVKPNGRLRWVHDQAEILLNEVGEPAKILGVTLDITRNYESLQPLRAGVERYDALIRAIDGLVWTANSDGRITSLQNWKTRGLSGPLLFYGHGWVDLLHEEERDTALGNWSVSVEAGRPYKVEHRLLQPDGAYRWFRCSAVPVLTPEGSIQEWMGTSTDIHDQKLLDFSAAPPRLTGAQMRAARGILNWSVRQLADRAAVSPGVVRRLEEYDGALPVSDESLEAFRKALLDAGVELLFPRIGKPGVRPR; from the coding sequence TTGATTCAATTCGAGGGTAACCTCGGAGCACCTGATACGTTTCGATTTCTCGAAGAGAAACTTGCGGCGGGGATTTGGAATTATAATGTTTCTACGAGACAGATGCACTGGTCCCGCGGCTTCCACGAGTTGCTGGGACTGAATCCCGGCACGGTTGCTCCGTCGATTGATGAGTTCAATCGGAGAGTCCATCCAGACGATCGCCCCTTGCGGCGCGACGTCGGTGACATGCTGCGCGACGGCTTGCCGCTCGATCGTGAATTTCGCGTCGTCAAGCCAAATGGCCGGCTGCGCTGGGTGCACGACCAGGCCGAGATATTGCTCAACGAAGTGGGCGAGCCCGCCAAAATATTGGGCGTTACGCTCGACATCACCAGGAATTACGAATCGTTGCAGCCGCTCAGGGCCGGCGTCGAACGTTACGACGCGCTGATCCGGGCGATCGATGGTCTCGTGTGGACCGCCAACTCCGACGGGCGCATCACCTCGTTGCAGAATTGGAAAACAAGGGGACTGAGCGGGCCGCTGCTGTTTTATGGGCATGGTTGGGTGGATCTACTGCACGAAGAAGAGCGGGATACCGCCCTCGGGAACTGGTCGGTCTCGGTCGAAGCCGGACGGCCGTACAAGGTCGAGCATCGTCTGCTGCAGCCCGATGGTGCATACCGGTGGTTCAGATGCAGTGCCGTTCCGGTCCTGACCCCGGAGGGAAGTATTCAAGAGTGGATGGGGACGTCCACCGACATACATGACCAGAAGCTGCTGGATTTCTCTGCTGCGCCACCGAGACTCACCGGCGCGCAAATGCGCGCGGCGAGGGGAATTCTGAACTGGTCCGTCAGGCAGCTTGCGGATCGGGCGGCAGTGTCGCCGGGCGTGGTGCGGCGGCTTGAGGAATATGACGGCGCTCTGCCAGTCTCCGACGAATCGCTGGAAGCATTTCGCAAGGCACTTTTAGATGCGGGGGTCGAACTGCTGTTTCCGCGAATCGGCAAACCCGGCGTCCGGCCGCGATAA